TGATGAACAGCCGGCGGAAGTCGTGCGGTGTGTAGCGAAGTGGGGCCCCGGTGACGTCGGTCAGGCCCGTGTCGATGAGGGCCTGGTCGAGCATGGTGCGAACGGTTTCATCGGTGAACGCGCAGTCCTCACCGCGGATGCGTCGTTGGAACAGCAGCGGGGCCGGCTCCTGCCACGCGCATTCGCGGCGGTCGTAGGAGCGGGCCAGGGGAACGGCCCCGGCGGTCTGCCGCGCTCGGCAGATGATCGCGCTCAGGACGTCGGCGAGCTCGGGGCTGACCAGCAGCAGCCGCTCGGTATCCGTCTTGGACGGGACGATCTGAAGGAGGGGGACGAGTTCACCGGTGGTGGGCAGCCGGTATTGGACCAGGCTGTGGTGGCTGAGTTCCATCAGTTCCTCGATGCGGATGCCGGTGGCCCGCAGGACCTCGACCACGGCCCAGGTCCAGAAGGCTCTCTCGTCCTCGAGTCCCAGATCGCGGCGTTTCCCGGTGGGCGGGTCCTCCGCCCAGATCCTGCCGGCTGTTCCGTGCGGAACCACGGCGCGTACGAGTTGCTGACCGGCAGCCGTGAACACCTCGCCGGGGCCGGCATAGCGAGCGGCCTCCAGTACCGCGGAAGCGTCCTTGCGGCGCTGGTCGACCGTGCGGACGAGGATCGGCAGGACCGGCAGGCGCTCGCGGGTGCGTGCGTCCATCCTTGCTTTGCGCCGCCGTTGTACTTTGCGGTTCTCCAGCTCGTCAGCCTTCACCGGGCTCGGTGCCACCCACGGGCCCCAACGGCCGGGATCTTCCAGTGCCCACTGGGCGATATCGAGGTAGAAGGCCCGCACCTGGGTGAGCGTGTCCCGGTGGTTGAGCCTCTCGACCTTCGTGCTGCTGCGCCGGCCGTCGGGTCCGGTGACGGTCTTGTCCTTGGTGCGCATCCTCTGCTTCCACTGCCCGATGACGTCCGGGGCGAGGCGGAGACTGGCGGCGTCGGGGTGGTGCTGCTCGATGTCGTGCCAGAAGCGCTTGCCGAGGTGGTAGGAGAGAGACTTCAAGCTGGTGTAGTCCAGCGCGGGCTGGCGTTCACGGAGATAGTCCACGAGCAGGTCACGGACGGGACGGCAGCGCAGTCCGTAGCGGTCGACCAGTTCCTCGGGGGTTCGCTGTCCCCGGTTGCGGACCCCGCGCAGATTCTGCGGGGCAGCCTCGCCCAGGGCTCCGAGCTGGTGCAGTAGCCGGTAGAACACCTCGGTCCCCGCCGTCATCCGCTTGAGGAGCGTGGCCTGAGCCTCGAAGAGCTCCAGGACGTCGCCGACGGTGATCCCGGTCAGTGTGCCGCCCTTGGCCGCGAGGATCAGGGCGCCTCGGCAGAGAGAGGAGCTGACGGCACCCGACCGTACGTCCTTCACCGACGCGCCCAGCTCCCGCAGGCGCTCGAACCCGTGCGGGTCGCGGCTGCGGGCCATAGAGCGGACCAGCACCCCTTGTCGGCTGGCCCCGACGGCCAGCCAGTCCACCGACGGCCGCAGAAGATCAGCACTGATCACTGTCGTCAGGGCCCGGCCCACCACCGGCATGCGCCAAGCTGCCTCGAGACCGCGCTCGTGCAGCCAGTGCTTGATCACCGGCCGCCAGGCGGCGCCTGCCTCCTCGATGCCGCTGCGCTGCCACCGTTCCTGCCAGGTCTGTCCCGGCTGGTCCTCCAGCCAGTCCAGCACCATGACGATGCCATGCCGGTGGTGCAGCTCACTGCCGGCGTTCTCCAGTGTGAAAGGCGGACGGGACAGCAGCCGGGCCACCTCGGTGCGGGAGCGCTCGGTGCCCGGCCAGATGTCCGGAACGGCCCGGGCGGGGAAGCGCTGCTGGGCTGCCATGGAGCGGGTGAGCTGCGGCTCCATTCCAGTAGCCGGTGCGCAGGAGCCGGCACGGGCCGACGAGGTGGCGGTCATCCGGCACCAGCTCCGAACAGCACTTTGAGACTTTCCGGCCGGTAGTCGGCCGCCGGCGGCGGAGAGACGCGGGCGGCTGCCTGTCGCGTCTGCTCGGCATGGTGGGCCAGCAGGCGCCGGATCACCACTTCCTTGCGAGGCGTGAGGTAAAGCTGTGTCGTGGTCAACTGAGCGTGACCGAGGACGAATTGAACGTCGGTGAGAGGGAGGCTGGGGTCCTCGGCCATCCGATAGGCGGCGGTGTGCCGCAGCGCGTGCAGCGTCGCGGACGTTCCTGCCTTGGCGTTCGCCCGCTCGAACATGCGGTGAACCGCGTGGTAGGTCAACGGCCTCGACGGCGAGCGCAGGGTCCACCACAGCGGGAGACGCCGCCCGCGCGGGATCGCATCGTCCATCTCCAGCTGGTAGAGCCGCAGCCAGACGAACGCGTCGGTCGAGGCCGGCAGTTCCTGGACCTCGCCGGTGCCCTTGCGGACCACCGAGATCAGCTGGCGCCCCGGATCGGCGCCGGCCTGCCACGTGCTGAGCAGTTCGCCGGCCCGTGCACCGGTGGAGACGTAGAAGGCGACCAGGGCGCGGTCCCGGTGCGAAGGAAGCCGCGCGAAGATCTCGTTGAAATTCTCGTCAGGGACACTGCGGGGTACTCGCTTGGGGACTTTCGGCCGGTAGAGCCCGGCGCGTTCGTTCCGAGCCGGATCCATCGGGTTGCGATGGGCGTGAGCCCGCCGACCGCGACGTGATCGGTCCAGCGGAAACGGGTTGAGGACCGGCCCGGTGCCGATGTCGCGGTGGAAGTCGTAGAAGCTCCGCAGCACTGTCTCGCTGTGCGCTCGCACCGATGGTGCGTACGGCTTGCCACCCGCGGCCCACCGGCCCTCCTCGCTCGGGCGTCGCCAGTGCGGACGTCTCGGCTGTCCAGCGACCTGAAGCCAGCGGGAGAAGTCCCTCGCCTCGATCCGGCTCGCCCGATTCCACGGCACCTCCACAGCCCAGAGGAACCGGAACCAGCGCAGCATGTCCATCCCGTAGGAACGGGCGGTCGTCGCCGAACGGCCGGCTCCCTGCAGGTCCCGCAGGAACGCGCGAGCTCCCTCGACCGGCTCTCCGGCCGGGTCGATGAGCCGGTAGGGCTCCCACGGATCAACCCTGGCAACCAGTTCCCCGACCAGAGGGACGGAGAGGGCAGCCAGGTCTCGAGATGCGTCCATGGCCGACTCAACGACGTCACCGCCACAACGTCACTGACCTGCGCAAACTCCGCCAGTAGTTCAGTCAACAGGTCATCTACCAGGGCACGTCGAGGGTCCACACCGTGGGCGGGGACCGGACGGCGGCCGTGGTCACCGGGCTGCGTCCGGGCACCTGGTACACCTTCGGCGTCCGCGCCCGCGACGCCGCCGACAACGTGTCACCCGCCGGTGCTCCCGTACGGCTCACCACCGCGCCCGGCACCGATGACGGCCGCGCCACCGCCCCCGCAGACTTCCGTGCGGTGACCCGTCGTACGGACGGGGCGTACCACCTCGACCTGTCCTGGATTCCGCCGCATGCGGACGGGGTGATCACGGAGTACGAGATCCAGCTCGACGGACGTCCGGCCACCTCCCTCGTGTGGGGCGGGTCCGCTCCGCGCGGACGGGCGTCGTACGGCTTCTACGTGGGCCGGGAGGCTCGGGTCGCGTACCGGGTGCGGATCAGGGCGCGGCTGCCGGACGGGACGTGGGGCGGGTTCTCGGTGGAGCGGACGGCGGTGACGGCGCCGTAGAACGACGAGGCCGGGCCGGCGCCGGATCGCCTCGACAGCCCGTCAGGGGTCCGCCGTACGGACGAATCCGTCACCTGCCCGGTGGCCGTCCGGGTGCGGTCCCGGGTGAGGGCACGTTGGCTGGCCCCGAAGCAGCACGGGCGATCCCCGACCTTCGGCGGCGCATGGGACGTACCGCCAACCGTGCCGCCGAAGGGCAGTCCACATGCGAACCGTTCCTCTCCTCCTCCGACCAGGTCTGACCGTGGCAGCCGCCTCCGTGCTCACGCTCGCCCTCACCGCCCAGACGGCTTCGGCGGCCGGGATCTCCGTGAGCACCAGCGGATCCACGGTCTCGGTGACCACCAGCGCGTGCCCCACGAGCAGCGGCAGCGGCTACGGCAGCGCCTCGCTCCTCAACAGCAGCCAGCGGTCCTTCACCGAAGGGCGTGTGGTCACGCTCTCCGGGACGACCACCAGCCAGTCCGCCGTCTGGTCCAACGTCGGCACCGGCACCTACACCGTCATCGTGCGGTGCTCGAACGGTGCCACCGCCGGTTCCCAGGCCGTCATCGTCAGCACCGCCTCGACGCCCACCATCTCCGCCACGGCCTCCCCCACCCGGGGCGTCATGGGCGGTCTCGGCGGCGCCGTGAAGGACTATGGCACCCTCACGTTCGCGGCGGGCGGCGCCCTGATCGCGTCCGGCGCGGCAGCTACGGCCTG
This genomic interval from Streptomyces sp. B21-083 contains the following:
- a CDS encoding tyrosine-type recombinase/integrase, which encodes MDASRDLAALSVPLVGELVARVDPWEPYRLIDPAGEPVEGARAFLRDLQGAGRSATTARSYGMDMLRWFRFLWAVEVPWNRASRIEARDFSRWLQVAGQPRRPHWRRPSEEGRWAAGGKPYAPSVRAHSETVLRSFYDFHRDIGTGPVLNPFPLDRSRRGRRAHAHRNPMDPARNERAGLYRPKVPKRVPRSVPDENFNEIFARLPSHRDRALVAFYVSTGARAGELLSTWQAGADPGRQLISVVRKGTGEVQELPASTDAFVWLRLYQLEMDDAIPRGRRLPLWWTLRSPSRPLTYHAVHRMFERANAKAGTSATLHALRHTAAYRMAEDPSLPLTDVQFVLGHAQLTTTQLYLTPRKEVVIRRLLAHHAEQTRQAAARVSPPPAADYRPESLKVLFGAGAG
- a CDS encoding site-specific integrase, which codes for MTATSSARAGSCAPATGMEPQLTRSMAAQQRFPARAVPDIWPGTERSRTEVARLLSRPPFTLENAGSELHHRHGIVMVLDWLEDQPGQTWQERWQRSGIEEAGAAWRPVIKHWLHERGLEAAWRMPVVGRALTTVISADLLRPSVDWLAVGASRQGVLVRSMARSRDPHGFERLRELGASVKDVRSGAVSSSLCRGALILAAKGGTLTGITVGDVLELFEAQATLLKRMTAGTEVFYRLLHQLGALGEAAPQNLRGVRNRGQRTPEELVDRYGLRCRPVRDLLVDYLRERQPALDYTSLKSLSYHLGKRFWHDIEQHHPDAASLRLAPDVIGQWKQRMRTKDKTVTGPDGRRSSTKVERLNHRDTLTQVRAFYLDIAQWALEDPGRWGPWVAPSPVKADELENRKVQRRRKARMDARTRERLPVLPILVRTVDQRRKDASAVLEAARYAGPGEVFTAAGQQLVRAVVPHGTAGRIWAEDPPTGKRRDLGLEDERAFWTWAVVEVLRATGIRIEELMELSHHSLVQYRLPTTGELVPLLQIVPSKTDTERLLLVSPELADVLSAIICRARQTAGAVPLARSYDRRECAWQEPAPLLFQRRIRGEDCAFTDETVRTMLDQALIDTGLTDVTGAPLRYTPHDFRRLFITDAILNGLPPHIAQVIAGHQDINVTLGYKAVYPEETIRAHMAFLARRRSLRPSEEYRVPTDEEWQEFLGHFERRKVSIGACGRAFATPCIHEHACVRCPMLWPDPAQRDRLVEIRDNLLARIAEAEREGWLGEMEGLQISLVGAEEKLAQLDRRPSRVVVDLGIPVKRTPSS